A part of Melittangium boletus DSM 14713 genomic DNA contains:
- a CDS encoding type IV pilus modification PilV family protein, which produces MVCSFRPPRRRMAARRGVSLIEGMVASVVLLIGLVGVFQGIVLASQQNTMANLATHASGIASQTRVALDMMGPDRLLGQTRGVGGYLTAEQCAPDESVTALAGGLETLVPGAEPWRRRCIFDLDAAERDALPANKLLPGYPEEDARRFRRILVWVSRTDEQSLVTVDQVSVVVSWTEMGRRRFLIHHLGFYDSGSFGNSTGVQI; this is translated from the coding sequence ATGGTCTGCTCTTTCCGTCCTCCGCGCCGGCGCATGGCCGCTCGGCGTGGCGTGTCCCTCATCGAGGGCATGGTGGCCTCGGTGGTGTTGCTCATCGGTCTGGTGGGGGTGTTCCAGGGCATCGTCCTGGCCAGCCAGCAGAACACCATGGCGAACCTGGCCACGCATGCCTCGGGGATCGCCTCCCAGACACGCGTGGCCCTGGACATGATGGGCCCGGATCGTCTGTTGGGTCAGACGCGGGGCGTGGGGGGATACCTGACCGCCGAGCAATGCGCGCCGGATGAGAGCGTCACGGCGCTCGCCGGCGGGTTGGAGACGCTGGTGCCCGGCGCGGAGCCCTGGCGGCGGCGGTGCATCTTCGACCTGGACGCCGCCGAGCGGGACGCGCTCCCGGCCAACAAGCTGTTGCCCGGCTATCCCGAGGAGGACGCGCGCCGCTTTCGCCGAATCCTCGTCTGGGTGTCGCGCACGGACGAGCAGTCCCTGGTGACGGTGGACCAGGTGTCGGTCGTGGTGTCGTGGACCGAGATGGGCCGGCGCCGCTTCTTGATCCACCACCTGGGCTTCTACGACTCGGGCTCATTCGGAAACTCGACCGGTGTGCAGATCTGA
- a CDS encoding pilus assembly FimT family protein translates to MKSQANPARRAGRGAGFSLLEMVVVLGIVSVLAGLAMAAYDAVGRRGALQSAAFDLQGVLSSARAKAVSRGHPVWIVFHPTAGRASMTTGQGAFLMVEDTTSRFVPSPQLLFDLPLQVRNTVTAVYFLEDYSKKVRFSALTPGVVGPYKAPFLNLRVETCGFCSGAPPRGAIVFRPDGSARFVDGAGQYESVPNQALALSSLDLQHQYLFAISGPSGYVASFSP, encoded by the coding sequence TTGAAAAGCCAGGCGAATCCAGCGAGGCGGGCGGGACGGGGCGCGGGCTTCTCGCTGCTGGAGATGGTGGTCGTGCTGGGCATCGTCAGCGTGTTGGCGGGGCTCGCCATGGCGGCCTATGACGCGGTGGGTCGCCGGGGGGCGCTGCAGAGCGCCGCCTTCGATCTGCAGGGGGTGTTGTCCTCGGCGCGCGCCAAGGCGGTGTCGCGAGGCCACCCGGTCTGGATCGTCTTCCATCCCACGGCCGGACGCGCCTCGATGACGACGGGGCAGGGGGCCTTCCTGATGGTGGAGGACACCACGAGCCGGTTCGTGCCGTCGCCCCAGCTGCTCTTCGATCTGCCGCTCCAGGTCCGCAACACCGTGACGGCGGTCTACTTCCTCGAGGACTACAGCAAGAAGGTGCGCTTCTCGGCGCTGACGCCCGGGGTGGTGGGTCCCTACAAGGCGCCCTTCTTGAACTTGCGCGTGGAGACGTGCGGATTCTGCTCGGGGGCGCCTCCGCGGGGGGCCATCGTCTTCCGCCCGGATGGAAGTGCGCGCTTCGTGGATGGCGCGGGCCAATACGAGAGCGTTCCCAACCAGGCGCTGGCCCTCAGCAGCCTGGACCTCCAGCACCAGTACCTCTTCGCCATCTCTGGCCCTTCTGGCTACGTGGCCTCCTTCTCTCCCTGA
- a CDS encoding PD40 domain-containing protein, translating to MTNRGVVAALMGALMMVATGCAEECVDRYDCNNNKGSAGEGKTWVCRSNKCVAEDVSTSTPDSGTPTPEPDAGTPDSGTGGEEDAGTPPPEDMTISEGGDCTTSASCMAGLFCEAQKCQPLRLAVTERVSGTTTTDRAVVVHYKTPGAAAAPGAAEALSQDTTGTSRFPRWNKEGTAVAFENTAADTTVALWSRPVPFGTANQTELTTATAAGTSEFRYMEWEPSSYIAWGKTAGSSTTGISYLPGAGGAVQSATTSGVFPSWAADGNSFAYSANGQGLKSRSITTGSDAPISGPPTTGEQPLHNKANGVLIYLDAKGVTEDFGSATPLTGLYSFDPASSTVREVALARTESTDASGEVKSFIANHTWSPSGTHVAYVRVYYHKPTSGSAVLCNGSNCGGRQGNVVFVQAIDASGTPGTEIEFANESTLPSFSPDGYFLAYVSGSRLQVQKLNPAGTDAITLKEGPVLTHTWGSIQTNRGDDHRPRWQPR from the coding sequence ATGACCAATCGGGGTGTCGTGGCTGCGCTCATGGGCGCGCTGATGATGGTGGCGACTGGCTGTGCCGAGGAGTGTGTCGATCGTTACGATTGTAACAACAACAAGGGGAGCGCTGGCGAGGGCAAGACCTGGGTCTGCCGCTCGAACAAGTGCGTGGCCGAGGATGTCTCGACTTCGACGCCGGACTCCGGAACGCCCACCCCGGAGCCTGACGCGGGGACGCCGGACTCCGGAACGGGGGGCGAGGAGGACGCGGGAACTCCGCCTCCAGAGGACATGACGATCTCCGAGGGGGGTGACTGCACGACCTCGGCGAGCTGCATGGCGGGTCTGTTCTGCGAGGCCCAGAAGTGCCAGCCGTTGCGCCTGGCGGTGACGGAGCGGGTCAGTGGCACGACGACCACGGATCGTGCCGTGGTCGTTCATTACAAGACGCCTGGAGCGGCGGCCGCCCCGGGCGCGGCGGAGGCCTTGAGCCAGGACACCACGGGCACGAGCCGCTTCCCCCGCTGGAACAAGGAGGGCACCGCGGTGGCCTTCGAGAACACGGCCGCCGACACCACCGTGGCGCTCTGGAGCCGTCCCGTTCCGTTCGGGACGGCCAACCAGACCGAGCTCACCACGGCCACGGCCGCTGGCACTTCCGAGTTCCGCTACATGGAGTGGGAGCCCTCGAGCTACATCGCCTGGGGCAAGACGGCGGGCTCGTCCACCACGGGCATCTCGTACCTTCCGGGCGCGGGTGGCGCGGTCCAGTCCGCGACCACCAGCGGTGTCTTCCCGTCCTGGGCGGCGGATGGCAACAGCTTCGCGTACAGCGCCAACGGCCAGGGGTTGAAGAGCCGGTCGATCACCACGGGGAGCGATGCCCCGATCTCGGGTCCACCCACCACGGGCGAGCAGCCGCTGCACAACAAGGCCAATGGCGTGCTCATCTACCTGGATGCGAAGGGCGTCACGGAGGACTTCGGCTCGGCCACTCCGCTGACCGGCCTCTACAGCTTCGACCCCGCGTCGAGCACGGTGCGGGAGGTGGCCCTGGCGCGCACCGAGTCCACCGACGCGAGCGGCGAGGTGAAGTCGTTCATCGCCAATCACACCTGGTCGCCGAGCGGGACGCATGTCGCCTACGTCCGGGTGTACTACCACAAGCCGACCTCGGGCTCCGCCGTGCTGTGCAACGGGAGCAACTGCGGTGGCAGGCAGGGCAATGTCGTCTTCGTGCAAGCCATCGATGCCTCGGGGACCCCGGGGACCGAGATCGAGTTCGCCAACGAGTCGACCCTCCCGTCCTTCTCGCCCGACGGCTACTTCCTCGCCTACGTCTCCGGCTCCAGGCTGCAGGTGCAGAAGCTCAACCCGGCGGGCACGGATGCCATCACCCTCAAGGAGGGGCCCGTCCTGACCCACACCTGGGGCTCCATCCAGACGAACCGCGGCGATGATCACCGGCCGCGCTGGCAGCCGCGCTAG
- a CDS encoding TatD family hydrolase, with product MIDTHCHLDASRFDPDREDVLARAWAAGLHGILVPGVGPDNWEPLCALSRADPRLQVGLGIHPQMLPHLPPEEDEEHLERLDAMLARGGVIAVGECGLDGPSAEGAPMERQVAVLRRHLELARKHDLPVLMHCFRAHPALIELLKREPLPEAGVLMHSYGGGVDLARFYIQKGCHFSFAGPVTWAEARKPLDALRVIPPERLMVETDAPDQAPTPHRGQRSEPGYLPRVIEGMARTLGEPVEVLAQRTTENARRFFREAFPTPSR from the coding sequence ATGATTGACACCCACTGCCATCTCGACGCGTCGCGTTTCGATCCGGATCGCGAGGACGTGCTCGCCCGCGCCTGGGCCGCTGGACTGCACGGCATCCTCGTGCCGGGTGTGGGACCGGACAATTGGGAGCCCTTGTGTGCCCTGTCCCGTGCCGACCCCCGGCTCCAGGTGGGACTCGGCATCCATCCCCAGATGCTGCCCCACCTCCCGCCCGAGGAGGACGAGGAGCACCTGGAGCGCCTGGACGCGATGCTCGCGCGCGGAGGGGTCATCGCCGTGGGCGAGTGTGGACTGGACGGCCCCTCGGCCGAGGGCGCTCCCATGGAGCGCCAGGTGGCGGTGCTGCGGCGGCACCTGGAGCTCGCGCGCAAGCATGACCTGCCCGTGCTGATGCACTGCTTTCGCGCGCACCCCGCCCTCATCGAGCTGCTCAAGCGCGAGCCCCTGCCCGAGGCGGGCGTGCTGATGCACAGCTACGGCGGAGGCGTGGACCTGGCGCGCTTCTACATCCAGAAGGGCTGCCACTTCTCCTTCGCGGGCCCAGTCACCTGGGCCGAGGCACGCAAGCCCCTGGACGCCCTGCGCGTGATCCCCCCCGAGCGGCTCATGGTGGAGACGGATGCCCCGGATCAAGCCCCCACGCCCCACCGGGGCCAGCGCTCGGAGCCGGGCTACCTGCCCCGGGTCATCGAGGGCATGGCCCGCACCCTGGGAGAACCCGTGGAGGTGCTCGCCCAGCGGACGACCGAGAACGCCCGCCGCTTCTTCCGGGAAGCATTCCCCACCCCTTCGCGGTAG
- a CDS encoding tRNA threonylcarbamoyladenosine dehydratase, whose protein sequence is MEPQPPAPETLPSPVAPPAAPEPKPFKLHRRFDRTGRLLGDPAMERLSSARVVVFGMGGVGSYAAEGIVRSGVGHLTLVDFDTVCVTNSNRQLHATVKTVGKPKAELMAQRCREINPEAQVQALCEFYRDELADQLLAPGSYDYVVDAIDNVKAKLHLLHRCVSLGIPVVSSMGAAGRLDPTAIRVEDLCETHMDPFAKDIRKLLKRKYNVNTDRPTGITAVYSIETRRQPLSLRYDADDGFTCVCPNDNDFHTCEKRTQIDGSVAFVTSVFGMNAAGVVVRRLSVAR, encoded by the coding sequence ATGGAACCGCAGCCCCCCGCTCCCGAGACCCTTCCCTCCCCCGTGGCGCCGCCCGCGGCGCCCGAGCCCAAGCCCTTCAAGCTGCACCGGCGCTTCGACCGGACCGGCCGCCTGCTCGGAGACCCGGCCATGGAGCGCCTGTCGTCGGCGCGCGTGGTGGTGTTCGGCATGGGGGGGGTGGGCAGCTACGCCGCCGAGGGCATCGTGCGCAGCGGCGTGGGCCACCTCACGCTGGTGGACTTCGACACCGTGTGCGTCACCAACTCCAACCGCCAGCTCCACGCCACCGTGAAGACGGTGGGCAAGCCCAAGGCGGAGTTGATGGCCCAGCGCTGCCGGGAGATCAACCCCGAGGCCCAGGTCCAGGCCCTGTGCGAGTTCTACCGCGATGAACTGGCCGACCAGCTCCTGGCGCCGGGCAGCTACGACTACGTGGTGGACGCCATCGACAACGTGAAGGCGAAGCTGCACCTGTTGCACCGCTGCGTGAGCCTCGGCATCCCCGTGGTGAGCTCCATGGGCGCCGCGGGCCGGTTGGATCCCACGGCCATCCGCGTGGAGGACCTGTGCGAGACGCACATGGATCCCTTCGCCAAGGACATCCGCAAGCTGCTCAAGCGCAAGTACAACGTGAACACCGATCGGCCCACGGGCATCACCGCCGTCTACTCCATCGAGACGCGGCGCCAGCCCCTGTCCCTGCGCTACGACGCGGACGACGGCTTCACCTGCGTGTGCCCCAACGACAACGACTTCCACACTTGTGAGAAGCGCACGCAGATCGACGGCAGCGTGGCCTTCGTCACCTCCGTGTTCGGCATGAACGCGGCGGGCGTGGTGGTTCGCCGACTGTCGGTAGCTCGCTAG